The segment CTCCTCGGCCTGTTCCTCGGTTTCGCCGGTGCATCATTCGCCGTGGCGCTGCCGCTGGCATCCCAGTGGTATCCGCCGCAGCATCAGGGCAAGGCCATGGGCATCGCCGGTGCAGGCAACTCCGGCACCGTGCTGGCGGCCCTCTTCGCTCCCGGCCTGGCTTCACTGTACGGCTGGAACAATGTCTTCGGCCTGGCGCTGATCCCGCTGGTGCTGACCCTGGCGATCTTCTTCCTGGCGGCGCGCAACGCTCCCAACCGCCCGGCACCCAAGGCCCTCGGCGATTACCTGAAAGCCCTGGGCGACCGTGACAGCTGGTGGTTCATGCTGTTCTACAGCGTGACCTTCGGCGGCTTCCTCGGCCTGGCCAGCACCCTGCCCGGCTACTTCCACGACCAGTACGGCCTGGCCCCGGTGACCGCCGGCTACTACACCGCCGCCTGCGTCTTCGCCGGCAGCCTGATGCGTCCGTTGGGTGGCGCCTTCGCCGACCGCATCGGAGGCATTCGCACCCTCCTGGTGGTCTATACGGTCGCCTCGGTGTGCATCGCCGCGGTGGGCTTCCACATCGCCAGTTCCGCAGTCGCCCTGGGCCTGTTCGTGGTCGCCATGCTGAGCCTTGGTGCCGGAAACGGCGCGGTGTTCCAGCTGGTACCCCAGCGCTTCCACAAGGAAATCGGCGTAATGACCGGCCTGATCGGCATGGCCGGCGGCATCGGCGGCTTCTGCCTGACCGCTGGCCTGGGTGCCATCAAGCAGTACACCGGCGACTACCAGCTCGGCCTGTGGCTGTTCGCCAGCCTGGGCGTGGTGGCCTGGTTCGGCCTCTATGGGGTAAAGCAGCGCTGGCGCACCACCTGGGGTTCGGCTGCCGTCACTGCAGCCCGTGTCTGACCCGCTTGACGAATCGGCGCCCAGTGCGGCGCCGAGCCGGACTCGACAAGGAGCGCCTCGCGCTCCTTTGGCCATACAGGACCCAAGCCCGATGACCCTGCACCTCAGCTTCGGCGAAGCCAGCGCCACCGGCCCGCGCGCGGAGAACCAGGACGCCTTGCGGGTGGTCACCCCGGCACCCGCGCTGGCTGCCAGCAAGGGCTACCTGTTCGCCCTGGCCGACGGCGTCAGCCAATGCGCCGACGGTGGCCTGGCTGCCCGCGCCACCTTGCAGGCCCTGGCGCTGGACTACTACTCCACCCCGGAAACCTGGGCTGTAGCCCAATCCCTGGACCGGCTGCTGGTGGCCCACAACCGCTGGCTCCAGGCCAACGGCGGCGGGCAGCCACTGCTCACCACCCTGACCGCCATGGTGCTGCGCGGGCGCCGCTTCACCCTGGCCCATGTGGGCGACTGCCGCGCCTATCGCTGGGACGGCCGGCAGCTGACCCGCCTCAGCGAGGATCACGTCTGGGAACAGCCGGGCATGCAGCACGTGCTGAAGCGCGCTCTCGGTCTGGATCAGCACCTGGTGGTGGACTACCTCGATGGCGAACTCGCGGAGCGCGAGGGGTTCGTGCTGGTCAGCGACGGCGTCTGGGCCGTACTCGGCGACCAGGGCATCCAGCGCATTCTCCAGGATGAACAGGATCTCCCCGCCGCCGCCCAGGCACTGGTCAGCGCCGCACACCTGGCGGGCGGCCAGGACAATGCCAGCGCCCTGCTGGTTCGCGTCGACAACCTGCCCCAAGTGGGTCTGGCCGATACCCTGGCGCAGCTCGATCAATGGCCGCTGCCACCGCGCCTGCAGGAGGGCCACGACTTCGAGGGCTGGCAGGTGGACCGCCTGGTCGCCGAATCCCGCCAGTCCATGGTCTATCGGGTACGCGATGGCCAGGACCGCCGCTGGCTGCTGAAGACCCTGCCCGCCAGCCGCCATGACGAACCGGCCGCCGCCCCGGCCCTGATGCTGGAAGAGTGGTTCCTGCGTCGTGTCGCCGGGCGTCACTTCCCCGAAGTGCATCCGCTGCCCGGGCGCCAGCATCTTTATTACGTGCAGCGCGAGTACGCCGGGCAGACGCTGGCCGAGCACCTGCGCCTCAGCGGCCCCATGGCGCTCCCGGAGTGGCTGGATATCGCCCCGCGCCTGCTCAAGGCGCTGGGCCAGCTGCACCGACGCAACATCCTGCACCGCGACGTCAAACCGGAGAACCTGCTTTGGGGTGATGACGGGGAGTTGCGCCTGCTGGATTTCGGCCTGGCCTATTGCCCCGGCCTGTCCCAGGACGAGGCGCATAGCCTGCCGGGCACCCCCAGCTATATCGCCCCGGAAGCCTTTTGCGGAACGCCACCGTCTCCCCGGCAGGATCTCTACGCCGCGGGCGTCACCCTTTACCACCTGCTTACCGGGCACTATCCCCACGGCGAAGTGGAAGCCTTCCAGCATCCACGATTCGGCACCCCCACACCGCCCAGCCGTTACCGTCCCGACCTGCCCGCCTGGCTCGACGAATGCCTGACGCGCGCGGTCGCTGCCGACCCGAACGAGCGCTACGAGACGATGGAGGAGTGGCTACTGGCGCTGGAACAAGGCGAACGCCGGGCCCTCACCGCGAAACCCAGGCCCTTGCTGGAACGCGAGCCGCTGAAGGTCTGGCGCGTACTGGCTCTGTTGTCCCTGCTACTCAATCTGGTGCTGCTGGTCACTCTCCTGCGCGGCTGACGCACCAGTTCAGCGCATTCCGCTCCAGGAGGGTGCGGAGCGACCCATGAGTCACAGCCCGGGACCGCACAACCCGAGACTTGCAGGGGTTGGCACGGCACCTGCAAAGGCCATTTCGACAATCTACAAAAAGCGCCCGCCTCAACGACGAGACGGCACTTTCCCGGTCGAACGGGACTTGGACAAAGGCGTCCTGCTGGCAACAGCGGGACGCCTTTTTTGTTTGCTCGACGTTTATGCAGGAGTGCCCTGGCATGAAGACATCCAAGCTGGTGGTGATCGGAAACGGCATGGCCGGAGTGCGTACCCTCGAAGAGCTGCTGAAACTCGCGCCGGCGCAATACCAGATCACGGTTTTCGGCGCCGAACCCCACCCGAACTACAACCGCACCCTGCTCTCCCCGGTGCTGGCCGGCGAACACTCCTTCGAGGAGATCATCCTCAACGACCTGGCGTGGTACGCGGATAACGGCATCGAACTCCTGCTGGGCCGCAAGGTGGTGAAGATCGATCGCCCGCGCCGCCAGGTGATAGCCGAAGATGGCACCTGCGCCGACTACGACCGACTGGTGATCGCCACCGGTTCCACGCCGAGCCGCCTGTCCATCCCTGGCAATCGACTGCAAGGCGTGATCGGCTACCGCGATATCGCCGGCGCGCGCGCCATGATCGAAACGGCCCGCACCCACAGCCATGCCGTGGTGATAGGAGGCGGTCTGCTCGGCCTGGAAGCGGCCAACGGCCTCAAGCAACGCGGCATGGACGTGACCGTGGTGCACCTGCCCGACTGGCTGCTGGAGAAGCAACTCGACCAGTCGGCCGGCGACAAGCTGCTGCGCGCATTGCAGGCCCGGGGCATTCGTTTCCGCCTGGGCACGGCCACTGAAGAGTTGATCGACAATGGCAATGGCCAGGTATGTGCGGTGCAGCTGGCAGGCGGCGAGATCATCACCGCCGACCTGGTGGTGATGGCGGCCGGCATCACGCCCAATACCGAACTCGCCGAAACGGCAGGCCTGCCCTGCAACCATGGCATCCTGGTCGACGACACGCTGCAGACCTACGACCCGCGCATCTATGCCATCGGCGAATGCGCCAACCACCGCGGGGTTTCCTATGGACTGGTAGCGCCGCTGATGGAACAGGCCAAGGTCTGCGCCAATCACCTGGCAATGCTCGGTTTCGCCCGCTACCAGGGGGCGCGCATGGGCACTCGACTCAAGATCGCCGGTATCGAGATGTTCTGCGCTGGCGACCTCCCCCATGCCACTCACGCAGCCGAGGGCCACGAGGCGTGCCCCTTGCATGACTGGCAGATAGAACTGGCTTCCAACGACGTGCTCGCCTGGACCTGAATCAATTATGGAGCGCGATGCGCCCGGGAGATCTCCAATGAACGGCAAAGTCTGGCTGGTAGGCGCGGGCCCTGGTGACCCCGAACTCCTCACCCTGAAGGCAGTGAAGGCCTTGAATCAGGCGGATGTGGTGATGATCGACGACCTGGTCAATCCAGCCGTGCTGGAGCACTCCCCGACCGCCCGGGTCGTCCGCGTCGGCAAGCGTGGCGGCTGTCGCTCGACCCCCCAGGAATTCATCCATCGCCTGATGCTGCGCTATGCCCGCCAGGGCAAGTGCGTGGTGCGATTGAAAGGCGGCGACCCGTGCATCTTCGGTCGCGGTGGCGAAGAGGCCGAGTGGCTGGCCGAGCGCGGCATCGAGAGTGAGCTGGTCAATGGCATCACCGCAGGCCTGGCAGGGGCCACCAACTGCGGTGTCCCCCTCACCCTGCGCGGCATCAGCCGTGGCGTGACCCTGGTCACCGCCCACACCCAGGACGACAGCAGCCTCAACTGGGGCGCCCTGGCGCAATCGGGCACCACACTGGTGGTCTACATGGGTGTCGCGAAGCTGGCGGATATCCGGGAAGGCCTGCTGGCCGGCGGCATGACCGGCGCCATGCCCGTGGCGATGATCGAGAACGCTTCCCTGCCCCAGCAACGGGAATGCCGCAGCACCCTCGCCCGCATGCAGGCCGACGCCAGGGCGTTCGAACTCAAGAGCCCGGCCATCCTGGTCATAGGTGAAGTCGCCGCAGCCGAAGCGATCCTCCCGATGGCGCAAAGCGCCTGAGTCTCTCTTCGCTCCTGCGAAGTAGTGCTTGCCCGGCGCTGCCGGGCTTTTTTATGGGCGGGGGCTCAGGAGCGAATTCATTCGCAATACGGGGTCACGGGCCGCTCGCGGCACTTTGTGAATGAATTCGCGCCCGCAGAAAGACGGCTGTGCCGGTACCAGACAGCGGCGCTCGACATCGCCGTCTTCTTCCGGCACTTTTCTCCGGGCAAAGAAAAACCCGGCCGAGGCCGGGTTTTTCCTGCGGCTCAAACCAATTACTTGGCCTGGGCTTCTACTTCGGCTTCTACGCGGCGGTTAACAGCGCGGCCTTCAGCAGTGGCGTTGTCAGCAACCGGGCGGGTTTCGCCGTAGCCAACAGCGTTGACGCGCTCGCCACCAACACCGTACTGGTTGACCAGAACTTCACGAACGGCGTTTGCACGGCGCTCGGACAGCTTCTGGTTGTAGGCGTCGGTACCAACGGAGTCGGTGTGACCTTCAACGGTGGTGGTGGTAGCCGGGTACTGGTTCATGAAGTCAGCCAGGTTCTTGATGTCGCCGTAGCTTTCTTCTTTCACCTTGGACTTGTCGAAGTCGAACTTCACGTCCAGCTCAACGCGTACGACTTCGGCAACAGCCGGGCAGCCATCGGCATCAACGGTAACGTTGGCCGGGGTGTCCGGGCACTTGTCGACGTTGTCGCAAACGCCATCGTTGTCGCTGTCGGCGCACACTTCAGCAACCGGAGCCGGAGCCGGCTCGGCCTGCTTGGTGGAACCGCCGAAGTTCACGCCAACACCTACGCCAGCCATCCACTCGGCTTCCTGGGCGTCCAGGTTGTACATGCCGTCCAGGCTAGCCTTGGCGAAGAAGTTCTCGGTGAAGTAGTACTTCAGACCGGTACCAACGTTGGCGAAGGTGCTGTGGTCACGACCGGTACGCGGCGGGATGTTGCTGATGTTCTGATGGGCGAAGCCGGCAGAAACGTACGGACGCAGGCCAACACCCGGGGTGCCGAAGTGGTAAATGGCGTCCAGAGAGGCCAGGTTGCCCTTGATGTCCTTGTGGCCATCGGTACCGAAGGAGTCTTCGGAGGTCATGTCGTGGTATTCGCCGTACGACAGAGCCAGGGAGACGTCGTCGGTCAGGTAGTAGCCTACCGAGCCGCCGTACAGGTTGCCGTTCTCGAGATCGCGAGAACTGTCGGTGAAGTAACGCTTACCGAAAGCTTCCACCTCAACTGCGCCTTGGCCCTGAGCCAGCGCGTTCAGCGAAAAGGCGGCAACAAGAGAGCCAACGGCTACGCCTAAGGTGTTTTTCAGTTTCATCCGTAAATCCCCATCTTGGTGGTCAGTAAGTTGTCGAACAATCTCCGGACAACTTGGGCGGCAATTCTAGCAGAACACGCCGGCCCATAAGAGATAATTTTTCCCGAACTAAGTTTCAGCGAGTCCGGAAAATTTTTCGCGAAGGCGATCGAGCGCACGCTTGTAGCGCATTTTTGTAGCGCTCAAGCCCATATGCATAATGTCTGCAATCTCCTGGAACTCAAGCTCTGCGACAAAACGTAGCACCAGAATTTCCCTGTCAATGGGGTTGACATGTACGAGCCATCGCTCCAGACCGCCGCGCTCCTCGACCTTGGGGGCTTTCTCGTCGGAGGCTTCTTCAAGAGGATCCAGACTCAGCGCGTCAAGTAAACGTCGCTTTCGGCGCTCTTTCCGATATTGGGTAATGCACTCGTTGTACGTGATGCTATATAGCCATGTCTTGAACTTCGACTTGCCTTCGAAGTTCTTCAACCCATAAAGCACCTTCAGCATCACTTCCTGGCAGACATCATCTGCGTCGCGGTCGTTGCCTAAATAGCGGGCACAGACGTTGAACAAGGTGCGCTGATAGCGCCGCATCAATTCTTCATAGGCGCGAGTGACATGGAACAGCTCGACATGCGCACGCTCCACGAGCTCTTCATCGGAGAGCTCGCGTGGGTCATAGCGCAAGGAAAGCGATTGGGGCTTGTTCAAAACGGGTCGGGCCGACAGTCAGGTCAAAAGCCGCCGGGGGCGCGGGGTTCGCGCACCCTGTCTGGCGGCATACATTAGCAGGGAAAAGCCGTCGTGTTAGCGGCTGGTTACCCGTTGATCGAGCAAAGTACGATTCGACACCGATACCAGCTCACCCTCTTCGGTAAGCAGCAGGGTTTTCACCGTACCGATTTCCTCGATCTGCCCTTCGACATCACCGACCTTGACTTGTTGCCCGACCTGATAGAGCTCACGCACGTAGATGCCGGCGAGGATCTGCCCGGCGATTTCGCGACTGCCAAGACCCAACGCCAGCGCCGCCGCCAGACCGATGGAAATCAGCACGATGGCGATGACGTTGTTCAGCAGGTCGGTCTTGACCTCCAGTTGGCCGATGGCAACGGAGATACTGATGATGATGACCAGCCCCTGGGCGATGCGGCCCAGCCCGTGGGCGTATTCCAGGCCAACACCTTCGGCCGCGCCGCGCACCAGGCCGCTGACCAGTTGCGCCAGCAGGACGCCAGCCAGCAGCACGAGCGCCGCCCCCAGCACCTTGGGCAGGTAGAGGGCGAGCACGTCGAGGGTAGCCGAAACGCGGTCCAGACCAAGCGATTCGGCTGCGGAGACCAGGAAGATCAGCAACACGAACCAGTAGACGATCTTGCCGATCAGGGTGGAAACCGGCACCTGGATGCCAGCGCGGGCCAGCATCTTGGTCAGGCCGGTACCGGCCATCAGGCGATCCAGTCCCACCTTGGCCAGCAGCTTGGACAGCAGGGTATCCAGCAGCTTGGCCACCACGAAGCCCAGCAGTACCACCACCAGCGCGCCGAACAGGCGCGGGATGAAGCCCGCCACCGGTGTCCACACCGAGGTCATGGCGTTAACAAGTCCTTGGGTCCAGGGGTCGAATTCCATGTTCAATCAGCCTTATCTGCAGAACGGACAGAAGCATTGCGGCGCGAAACGGGCGCCAGATGGGGCGAGCCATTGTTGAGGGCGATCATCATCGCCTCGAGCCAGTGGCCCATGAGGCTGAACAGATCCCCGGCGCCCACCTGACGATTGGCGGTCTTGAGCACGCGGCCCAGGGTTGCGTCGTCGTCGTGGTCGGAGTGCGGAGACGCCTTGAGCAGGTCCCGCAGGGATTCTTCGAAGGGATCGTGCATGCGCACCTCACGTGGATATGTCGGCTAGACGTGGCTGGAGCGGGTCGGGTCAC is part of the Pseudomonas lalkuanensis genome and harbors:
- the cobA gene encoding uroporphyrinogen-III C-methyltransferase, yielding MNGKVWLVGAGPGDPELLTLKAVKALNQADVVMIDDLVNPAVLEHSPTARVVRVGKRGGCRSTPQEFIHRLMLRYARQGKCVVRLKGGDPCIFGRGGEEAEWLAERGIESELVNGITAGLAGATNCGVPLTLRGISRGVTLVTAHTQDDSSLNWGALAQSGTTLVVYMGVAKLADIREGLLAGGMTGAMPVAMIENASLPQQRECRSTLARMQADARAFELKSPAILVIGEVAAAEAILPMAQSA
- a CDS encoding mechanosensitive ion channel family protein; translation: MEFDPWTQGLVNAMTSVWTPVAGFIPRLFGALVVVLLGFVVAKLLDTLLSKLLAKVGLDRLMAGTGLTKMLARAGIQVPVSTLIGKIVYWFVLLIFLVSAAESLGLDRVSATLDVLALYLPKVLGAALVLLAGVLLAQLVSGLVRGAAEGVGLEYAHGLGRIAQGLVIIISISVAIGQLEVKTDLLNNVIAIVLISIGLAAALALGLGSREIAGQILAGIYVRELYQVGQQVKVGDVEGQIEEIGTVKTLLLTEEGELVSVSNRTLLDQRVTSR
- a CDS encoding MFS transporter — encoded protein: MTTSFWKAGHTPTLFSAFLYFDLSFMVWYVLGPLGVQIASDLQLSTQQRAMMVATPILAGAVLRFLMGMLADRTSPKTAGLIGQVVVIAALFVAWQVGIRTYEQALLLGLFLGFAGASFAVALPLASQWYPPQHQGKAMGIAGAGNSGTVLAALFAPGLASLYGWNNVFGLALIPLVLTLAIFFLAARNAPNRPAPKALGDYLKALGDRDSWWFMLFYSVTFGGFLGLASTLPGYFHDQYGLAPVTAGYYTAACVFAGSLMRPLGGAFADRIGGIRTLLVVYTVASVCIAAVGFHIASSAVALGLFVVAMLSLGAGNGAVFQLVPQRFHKEIGVMTGLIGMAGGIGGFCLTAGLGAIKQYTGDYQLGLWLFASLGVVAWFGLYGVKQRWRTTWGSAAVTAARV
- a CDS encoding OmpA family protein, encoding MKLKNTLGVAVGSLVAAFSLNALAQGQGAVEVEAFGKRYFTDSSRDLENGNLYGGSVGYYLTDDVSLALSYGEYHDMTSEDSFGTDGHKDIKGNLASLDAIYHFGTPGVGLRPYVSAGFAHQNISNIPPRTGRDHSTFANVGTGLKYYFTENFFAKASLDGMYNLDAQEAEWMAGVGVGVNFGGSTKQAEPAPAPVAEVCADSDNDGVCDNVDKCPDTPANVTVDADGCPAVAEVVRVELDVKFDFDKSKVKEESYGDIKNLADFMNQYPATTTTVEGHTDSVGTDAYNQKLSERRANAVREVLVNQYGVGGERVNAVGYGETRPVADNATAEGRAVNRRVEAEVEAQAK
- a CDS encoding CrfX protein, with amino-acid sequence MRMHDPFEESLRDLLKASPHSDHDDDATLGRVLKTANRQVGAGDLFSLMGHWLEAMMIALNNGSPHLAPVSRRNASVRSADKAD
- a CDS encoding bifunctional protein-serine/threonine kinase/phosphatase; its protein translation is MTLHLSFGEASATGPRAENQDALRVVTPAPALAASKGYLFALADGVSQCADGGLAARATLQALALDYYSTPETWAVAQSLDRLLVAHNRWLQANGGGQPLLTTLTAMVLRGRRFTLAHVGDCRAYRWDGRQLTRLSEDHVWEQPGMQHVLKRALGLDQHLVVDYLDGELAEREGFVLVSDGVWAVLGDQGIQRILQDEQDLPAAAQALVSAAHLAGGQDNASALLVRVDNLPQVGLADTLAQLDQWPLPPRLQEGHDFEGWQVDRLVAESRQSMVYRVRDGQDRRWLLKTLPASRHDEPAAAPALMLEEWFLRRVAGRHFPEVHPLPGRQHLYYVQREYAGQTLAEHLRLSGPMALPEWLDIAPRLLKALGQLHRRNILHRDVKPENLLWGDDGELRLLDFGLAYCPGLSQDEAHSLPGTPSYIAPEAFCGTPPSPRQDLYAAGVTLYHLLTGHYPHGEVEAFQHPRFGTPTPPSRYRPDLPAWLDECLTRAVAADPNERYETMEEWLLALEQGERRALTAKPRPLLEREPLKVWRVLALLSLLLNLVLLVTLLRG
- the sigX gene encoding RNA polymerase sigma factor SigX; translation: MNKPQSLSLRYDPRELSDEELVERAHVELFHVTRAYEELMRRYQRTLFNVCARYLGNDRDADDVCQEVMLKVLYGLKNFEGKSKFKTWLYSITYNECITQYRKERRKRRLLDALSLDPLEEASDEKAPKVEERGGLERWLVHVNPIDREILVLRFVAELEFQEIADIMHMGLSATKMRYKRALDRLREKFSGLAET